In Halogeometricum sp. S1BR25-6, a single genomic region encodes these proteins:
- a CDS encoding SRPBCC family protein: MATYTRRTRVAAPLSEVWSFHSKISGLEALTPEWMNLDVVAVRGPDGESDPEELLTGSKVRMSMRPLGLGPAQRWTSHIVEREYEDGAAMFRDEMIGGPFRKWVHTHQFYADGDETLVEDRLEYELPGGPVGRAASPAAVVGFEPMFRYRHRKTKELLESGIRTRGRRDE; encoded by the coding sequence ATGGCCACGTACACGCGTCGGACGCGGGTCGCCGCGCCGCTCTCGGAAGTCTGGTCGTTTCACTCGAAGATATCGGGACTGGAGGCGCTGACGCCCGAGTGGATGAACCTCGACGTCGTCGCCGTCCGCGGCCCCGACGGCGAATCCGACCCCGAGGAACTGCTGACCGGGTCGAAGGTCCGGATGTCGATGCGACCGCTCGGTCTCGGTCCGGCCCAGCGGTGGACCTCCCACATCGTCGAACGCGAGTACGAGGACGGCGCGGCGATGTTCCGCGACGAGATGATCGGCGGCCCGTTCCGAAAGTGGGTCCACACCCACCAGTTCTACGCCGACGGCGACGAGACGCTGGTCGAGGACCGACTGGAGTACGAACTGCCGGGCGGTCCCGTCGGCCGGGCGGCATCGCCGGCGGCCGTCGTCGGCTTCGAACCGATGTTCCGGTACCGCCACCGGAAGACGAAGGAGCTACTGGAGTCGGGAATCCGAACGCGCGGTCGGCGAGACGAGTGA
- a CDS encoding hybrid sensor histidine kinase/response regulator, producing the protein MTLCEDISVLYVDDEAELSSMVAVYLEREVEDVELSVETLTDPYDALDRLADAETGPDCVVSDYEMPGMNGLEFLRALRCARPNLPFILYTGRGSEDVVRDAFRVGATDYVQKSLGTDQYAVLAKRVANAVSRNRAEETTERYDSAFEALETAVYVLDRSGRFVSVDDVFVDLFGYDRDAVVGSHVSTVLVDDECRIREKLDRLFDEGGSATTRFETEVYAADGERIRCVATASPDVFDGSVHRAVGTLRDVTEQRRRREAETAREQLKDSVLDTSTTLMSAEVDEIGTKIRWTLQSLGEFAGVDGAAVYSYDVDADALRKTHEWTADGASLPPVAVTADDCEWLLDRLRRFENVRVPDVDAADSSRVDSLSLPEETSLLALPMVSNWSLAGALVLVSAEAERWPDREVSLFGTAADMLSYTLERKRRERQLRQQNERLEEFASVVSHDLRNPLNVVEGFVDLARETGDVSHLDRAADGLERMNALVSDVLELARQGRTVGETSTVDVAGVVERAWAAVDTGEATLELVGDLGTVSADPGRLTQVVENLVRNAVEHGSSERGTECSDALTVSVGPLPDRGGFYVEDDGAGVSPADRASVFEQGHTTTEGGSGFGLSIVEGIVEAHGWTVAVTDGTAGGARFEIATAPHPQAFGPTRAD; encoded by the coding sequence ATGACGCTTTGCGAGGATATCTCCGTGCTCTACGTCGACGACGAGGCGGAGTTATCCTCGATGGTCGCCGTCTACCTCGAACGCGAAGTCGAGGACGTCGAACTCTCCGTCGAGACGCTGACGGACCCGTACGATGCTCTCGACCGCCTCGCGGACGCCGAAACGGGACCCGACTGCGTCGTCAGCGACTACGAGATGCCGGGCATGAACGGCCTCGAATTTCTCCGCGCCCTCCGCTGCGCCCGGCCGAACCTCCCGTTCATCCTCTACACCGGTAGAGGGTCCGAAGACGTCGTTCGCGACGCGTTCCGGGTCGGAGCGACCGACTACGTGCAGAAGTCGCTCGGGACGGACCAGTACGCCGTGCTGGCGAAACGGGTCGCGAACGCCGTCTCGCGCAACCGCGCCGAGGAGACGACCGAACGCTACGACAGCGCGTTCGAGGCCTTGGAGACGGCCGTCTACGTTCTCGACCGGTCGGGTCGGTTCGTCTCCGTCGACGACGTGTTCGTCGACCTCTTCGGGTACGACCGCGACGCCGTCGTCGGAAGCCACGTCTCGACGGTGTTGGTGGACGACGAGTGCCGTATCCGCGAGAAACTCGACCGCCTGTTCGACGAGGGCGGGTCGGCGACGACCCGCTTCGAGACGGAGGTGTACGCCGCAGACGGCGAGCGCATCCGCTGTGTCGCTACCGCCTCTCCCGACGTGTTCGACGGCAGCGTCCACCGCGCGGTGGGCACGCTCCGCGACGTGACCGAACAGCGCCGCCGTCGAGAGGCCGAGACGGCCAGAGAACAGTTGAAAGACTCCGTGCTCGACACCTCGACGACGCTGATGAGCGCCGAAGTGGACGAAATCGGGACGAAGATACGTTGGACGCTCCAGAGTCTCGGCGAGTTCGCCGGCGTCGACGGCGCCGCCGTCTACTCGTACGACGTCGACGCCGACGCGTTGCGGAAGACCCACGAGTGGACGGCCGACGGCGCGTCGCTACCCCCCGTCGCAGTGACGGCCGACGACTGCGAGTGGCTACTCGACCGCCTGCGTCGCTTCGAGAACGTCCGCGTACCCGACGTGGACGCCGCGGACTCCTCCCGCGTCGACTCGCTGTCGCTCCCGGAGGAGACGAGCCTCCTCGCGCTTCCGATGGTGTCGAACTGGTCGCTCGCGGGGGCGTTGGTGCTCGTCTCCGCGGAGGCCGAGCGGTGGCCGGACAGGGAAGTCTCGCTGTTCGGCACCGCGGCGGACATGCTGTCGTACACGCTCGAACGCAAGCGGCGCGAGCGCCAACTCCGCCAGCAGAACGAGCGACTGGAAGAGTTCGCCAGCGTCGTGAGCCACGACCTCAGAAACCCCCTGAACGTCGTCGAGGGGTTCGTCGACCTCGCCCGCGAGACCGGCGACGTCTCCCACCTCGACCGCGCGGCCGACGGTCTCGAACGGATGAACGCCCTCGTCAGCGACGTGCTCGAACTCGCCCGGCAGGGTCGGACCGTCGGCGAGACGTCCACCGTTGACGTCGCCGGCGTCGTCGAACGCGCCTGGGCCGCCGTCGACACGGGCGAGGCGACGCTCGAACTCGTCGGGGACCTCGGCACCGTCTCCGCCGACCCGGGACGACTCACGCAGGTCGTCGAGAACCTCGTTCGGAACGCCGTAGAGCACGGTTCGTCGGAACGCGGGACGGAATGCAGCGACGCGCTCACCGTCTCGGTCGGTCCCCTGCCCGACCGCGGCGGCTTCTACGTCGAGGACGACGGCGCCGGCGTCTCGCCCGCGGACCGCGCGAGCGTCTTCGAGCAGGGCCACACCACGACCGAGGGCGGGTCGGGGTTCGGTCTCTCGATCGTCGAGGGCATCGTGGAAGCCCACGGCTGGACTGTCGCCGTCACCGACGGGACGGCGGGCGGCGCCCGCTTCGAAATCGCCACTGCGCCGCACCCGCAGGCGTTCGGCCCGACCCGCGCGGACTGA
- the thiC gene encoding phosphomethylpyrimidine synthase ThiC — protein sequence MPTQLQHARDGETTAAMRRVADRENVDPAFVREEVAAGHAVIPTNREHESLDPMIIGEAFATKVNANIGNSEETSSREEELRKLHTAIHHGADTVMDLSTGSNLDEVREANVRYSPVPVGTVPIYEAVRRAESVGDITFELLFDVVEKQAEQGVDYMTIHAGVLMEHLPLTDGRKTGIVSRGGSILAKWMEETATQNPLYTHFEELCEVFAEHDVTFSLGDGLRPGCLADAGDDAQYAELETLGELVAVAREHGAQAMVEGPGHVPLDMVAEQVEREREVCDGAPFYLLGPLVTDVAPGYDHITSAIGATEAARAGAAMLCYVTPKEHLGLPDAEDVRDGLAAYRIAAHAGDVAAGLPGARDWDDALSEARYAFDWRRQFDLSVDPERAREFHDQTLPGDNYKEARFCSMCGAEFCSMRIDQDAREDGEMARIADETDLDASEAAEVNRPPVGTHDTSRVPELPAFLREVHEDGRPGAADD from the coding sequence ATGCCGACACAGCTCCAACACGCGCGGGACGGCGAGACGACGGCGGCGATGCGGCGCGTCGCGGACCGAGAGAACGTCGACCCGGCGTTCGTCCGCGAGGAAGTCGCCGCGGGTCACGCGGTGATTCCGACGAACCGCGAACACGAGTCGCTCGACCCGATGATAATCGGCGAGGCGTTCGCGACGAAGGTGAACGCCAACATCGGCAACAGCGAGGAGACGAGTTCCCGCGAGGAGGAACTGCGGAAACTCCACACGGCGATTCACCACGGCGCCGACACGGTGATGGACCTCTCGACGGGGTCGAATCTGGACGAGGTCCGCGAGGCGAACGTCCGATACTCGCCGGTCCCCGTCGGCACGGTGCCGATATACGAAGCGGTCAGGCGGGCCGAATCCGTCGGAGACATCACCTTCGAACTGCTCTTCGACGTCGTCGAGAAGCAGGCCGAACAGGGCGTCGACTACATGACCATCCACGCGGGCGTGCTGATGGAGCACCTCCCGCTGACGGACGGCCGCAAGACGGGCATCGTCTCGCGCGGCGGGTCCATTCTCGCGAAGTGGATGGAGGAGACGGCGACGCAGAACCCCCTCTACACCCATTTCGAGGAACTGTGCGAGGTGTTCGCCGAGCACGACGTGACGTTCAGCCTCGGCGACGGCCTCCGCCCGGGGTGTCTCGCGGACGCGGGCGACGACGCGCAGTACGCCGAGTTGGAGACGCTCGGCGAACTCGTCGCCGTCGCCCGGGAGCACGGCGCGCAGGCGATGGTCGAGGGACCGGGGCACGTTCCGCTCGACATGGTCGCCGAACAGGTCGAACGCGAACGCGAGGTGTGTGACGGGGCGCCGTTCTACCTTCTCGGTCCCCTCGTCACGGACGTCGCGCCGGGGTACGACCACATCACCAGCGCCATCGGCGCGACGGAGGCGGCGCGCGCGGGCGCGGCGATGCTCTGTTACGTGACGCCGAAAGAACACCTCGGCCTCCCGGACGCCGAGGACGTGCGCGACGGCCTCGCCGCCTACCGCATCGCGGCGCACGCGGGCGACGTGGCCGCGGGCCTGCCAGGCGCGCGCGACTGGGACGACGCGCTCTCGGAGGCGCGCTACGCGTTCGACTGGCGCCGGCAGTTCGACCTCTCCGTGGACCCCGAACGCGCCCGCGAGTTCCACGACCAGACGCTCCCGGGGGACAACTACAAGGAGGCTCGCTTCTGCTCGATGTGCGGCGCGGAGTTCTGTTCGATGCGCATCGACCAGGACGCCAGAGAGGACGGCGAGATGGCCCGCATCGCCGACGAGACGGACCTCGACGCCTCCGAGGCGGCGGAGGTCAACCGACCGCCCGTCGGGACGCACGACACCTCCCGAGTGCCGGAACTCCCCGCGTTCCTCCGGGAAGTTCACGAGGACGGTCGACCGGGCGCCGCCGACGACTGA
- a CDS encoding histidine phosphatase family protein yields the protein MTDAVLVLRHGERRDSVEENWRETAERIHDPGLTDRGRRQADRAAERLRETGVEEIYASPFLRAIQTASPVADALDLPVRVEPGLGEHLNPAWFDAHPEVLGREERVERFPRTDVEHRPLLEPTFPEDAADAERRIGETARRIVDSTSARRVLFVGHGATVGGVAHGLVGSAEAVDAPLCGLTELVRDGGGEGGENGNRNGDEWRVEWSGDVAHLDDGA from the coding sequence ATGACCGACGCCGTATTGGTCCTCAGACACGGAGAGCGGCGGGACAGCGTCGAGGAGAACTGGCGGGAGACGGCCGAGCGCATTCACGACCCGGGGCTGACCGACCGCGGGCGCAGACAGGCGGACCGCGCCGCCGAGCGACTCCGGGAGACGGGCGTCGAGGAGATATACGCCTCGCCGTTCCTCCGCGCGATCCAGACCGCCTCGCCAGTCGCGGACGCCCTCGACCTTCCGGTCCGCGTCGAACCCGGTCTCGGCGAGCACCTCAACCCGGCGTGGTTCGACGCGCACCCGGAGGTACTCGGCCGCGAGGAGCGAGTCGAGCGGTTCCCCCGGACCGACGTTGAGCACCGACCGCTCCTCGAACCCACGTTCCCCGAGGACGCCGCCGACGCGGAGCGACGAATCGGCGAGACGGCGCGACGAATCGTCGACAGCACGTCGGCGCGGCGGGTGCTGTTCGTCGGTCACGGCGCCACCGTCGGCGGCGTCGCGCACGGCCTCGTCGGGTCGGCCGAGGCGGTGGACGCGCCGCTGTGCGGCCTGACGGAACTCGTCCGCGACGGGGGAGGAGAAGGGGGCGAGAACGGAAACAGAAACGGAGACGAGTGGCGGGTCGAGTGGTCCGGCGACGTGGCGCACCTCGACGACGGGGCGTGA
- the queC gene encoding 7-cyano-7-deazaguanine synthase QueC translates to MTDTTHTTDTADENRPAAVVLLSGGMDSATTTYEAASRGYDLHCLHTSYGQETESKEYDCAKRLADDLGAADFLHVETDHLSDIGASSLTDDDMAVEDADPDSEEIPTSYVPFRNANLLSMAVSYAEANGCSAVFVGAHSEDYAGYPDCRPEFFEAFEAMVDVGTKPETEIAIEVPFVTDSKTDIARRGRELGVPFEHTWSCYRDEEPACGTCDSCAYRLQAFRNVGARDPIEYAERPEHAE, encoded by the coding sequence ATGACTGATACGACCCATACCACCGATACCGCCGACGAAAACCGACCGGCCGCCGTCGTCCTCCTCTCCGGCGGCATGGACAGCGCGACGACCACCTACGAGGCCGCATCGAGAGGCTACGACCTCCACTGCCTGCACACCTCCTACGGGCAAGAGACCGAGTCCAAGGAGTACGACTGCGCGAAGCGACTCGCCGACGACCTGGGCGCCGCGGACTTCCTGCACGTCGAGACGGACCACCTCTCAGACATCGGCGCGTCGAGCCTCACCGACGACGACATGGCCGTCGAGGACGCCGACCCGGACAGCGAGGAGATACCGACCTCCTACGTCCCGTTCCGCAACGCGAACCTCCTCTCGATGGCCGTCTCCTACGCCGAGGCGAACGGTTGCTCGGCCGTCTTCGTCGGCGCGCACTCGGAGGATTACGCGGGATACCCCGACTGCCGACCCGAGTTCTTCGAGGCGTTCGAGGCGATGGTCGACGTCGGGACGAAACCCGAGACGGAGATAGCGATAGAAGTGCCGTTCGTCACCGACTCGAAGACGGACATCGCCCGTCGCGGCCGCGAACTCGGCGTCCCGTTCGAGCACACGTGGTCGTGCTACCGCGACGAGGAACCGGCCTGCGGCACCTGCGACTCCTGCGCCTACCGACTGCAGGCGTTCCGGAACGTCGGCGCGCGCGACCCCATCGAGTACGCCGAGCGACCGGAGCACGCGGAGTAA
- a CDS encoding 7-carboxy-7-deazaguanine synthase QueE has translation MPVSSEVERPKSAPDGPALPVNELFASLQGEGKLAGVPSTFVRTSGCNLRCWFCDSYHTSWEPTHAWMGVDELVADVRARDPDHVVLTGGEPLIHDESATLLRELADDHHVTVETNGTVVPDAPMDLASISPKLSTSTPTPANAPEGVDVGEWEARHEERRIDLDPLSTLVERHDFQLKFVVTGPEDLPEIEGLLDDLRGVADADILDTDVLLMPEGQTREELATTRTVVADLALERGYRYTPRLHVDLWNDAPET, from the coding sequence ATGCCCGTCTCCTCCGAGGTAGAGAGACCGAAGAGCGCCCCGGACGGTCCCGCCCTTCCGGTGAACGAACTGTTCGCCTCCCTGCAGGGGGAGGGAAAACTCGCGGGCGTGCCGAGCACGTTCGTCCGCACCAGCGGCTGTAACCTCCGGTGTTGGTTCTGCGACTCCTATCACACTTCCTGGGAACCGACGCACGCGTGGATGGGCGTCGACGAACTCGTCGCCGACGTCCGGGCCCGCGACCCCGACCACGTCGTCCTCACCGGCGGCGAACCGCTGATTCACGACGAGAGCGCGACGCTGCTCCGCGAACTCGCCGACGACCACCACGTCACCGTCGAGACGAACGGCACCGTCGTCCCCGACGCGCCGATGGACCTCGCCTCGATAAGCCCCAAACTCTCAACGTCGACGCCGACGCCCGCCAACGCGCCCGAGGGCGTCGACGTGGGCGAGTGGGAGGCGCGTCACGAGGAGCGCCGCATCGACCTCGACCCGCTCTCGACGCTGGTCGAGCGACACGACTTCCAGTTGAAGTTCGTCGTCACCGGTCCCGAGGACCTGCCCGAAATCGAGGGGCTGCTCGACGACCTGCGCGGCGTCGCCGACGCCGACATTCTCGATACCGACGTGCTCCTCATGCCCGAGGGGCAGACCCGCGAGGAACTGGCGACGACGCGGACCGTCGTCGCGGACCTCGCCCTCGAACGCGGCTACCGCTACACGCCGCGTCTCCACGTCGACCTGTGGAACGACGCGCCCGAGACCTGA
- a CDS encoding 6-pyruvoyl trahydropterin synthase family protein — translation MPENILGSERSRSDSAGRSSLATRAGERVLRIGADRPIRISAGHRLMHHDGKCSRPHGHNYEIAVEVTGELTEEGWVVDKGTVTDVIDEWDHRFLVESGDPLVEAFEASGDGDSLVVLDAPPTAEVMAVLLEEELLARLPDTVSDVAVEVAETGELCASHR, via the coding sequence ATGCCTGAGAACATACTGGGGTCCGAACGGAGTCGTAGCGACTCCGCCGGCCGCTCCTCGCTCGCGACCCGGGCGGGCGAGCGCGTCCTCCGCATCGGGGCCGACCGACCGATTCGCATCAGCGCCGGGCACCGACTCATGCACCACGACGGGAAGTGTAGCCGTCCGCACGGCCACAACTACGAGATAGCCGTCGAGGTGACCGGCGAACTCACCGAGGAGGGGTGGGTCGTCGACAAGGGTACGGTGACGGACGTAATAGACGAGTGGGACCACCGCTTCCTCGTGGAGTCCGGCGACCCTCTCGTCGAGGCGTTCGAGGCCAGCGGCGACGGCGACTCGCTGGTCGTCCTCGACGCGCCGCCGACGGCCGAGGTGATGGCCGTCCTCCTCGAAGAGGAACTCCTGGCTCGCCTCCCGGACACCGTCTCCGACGTGGCCGTCGAGGTGGCCGAGACGGGCGAACTCTGTGCGAGCCACCGATAA
- a CDS encoding acyl-CoA thioesterase, producing the protein MTDFIYESELQVRFRDLDPLGHVNNAVYASYCEQARIEFFREAFDMEEVNTVLANIEIDYRRPIEGLGELTVALDVTDIGNSSFEMSYELRFEEEVVATASTVLVVLDPETSEPTRVPDEWREAVADLRE; encoded by the coding sequence GTGACAGATTTCATCTACGAGAGTGAACTGCAGGTCCGTTTCCGCGACCTCGACCCGCTCGGCCACGTGAACAACGCCGTCTACGCCAGTTACTGCGAGCAGGCCCGAATCGAGTTCTTCCGGGAGGCGTTCGACATGGAGGAGGTGAACACGGTGCTCGCGAACATCGAGATAGACTACCGCCGGCCCATCGAGGGCCTCGGCGAACTGACCGTCGCCCTCGACGTGACCGATATCGGCAACTCCTCGTTCGAGATGTCCTACGAACTCCGGTTCGAGGAGGAGGTGGTCGCCACCGCCTCCACCGTGCTGGTCGTTCTCGACCCCGAGACGTCGGAGCCGACTCGGGTGCCCGACGAGTGGCGCGAGGCCGTCGCGGACTTACGGGAGTGA
- a CDS encoding cupin domain-containing protein produces the protein MERVAFDTVEPSAYETSAERRSLSDPLGTTDVALNRYRVAPGDRLAGLHAHPGQEEVFVVLAGEATFETLDWRVGERRADDGGGGLRCPDCGEVVTDPPPREEW, from the coding sequence ATGGAGCGAGTCGCGTTCGACACGGTGGAACCGTCCGCCTACGAGACGAGCGCCGAACGACGGAGCCTGTCGGATCCGCTCGGGACGACCGACGTGGCGCTCAACCGCTATCGAGTGGCACCCGGCGACCGACTCGCCGGCCTCCACGCGCACCCCGGTCAGGAGGAAGTGTTCGTCGTCCTCGCCGGCGAGGCGACGTTCGAGACGCTGGATTGGCGCGTCGGCGAGCGACGTGCGGACGACGGCGGGGGCGGCCTCCGATGTCCCGACTGCGGAGAAGTCGTGACGGACCCGCCGCCGCGCGAGGAGTGGTGA
- a CDS encoding MaoC family dehydratase — protein MPVATVGDAAEASLRVTESTIDEFAALSGDENPIHLDEAYAAETLFGGRVAHGMIAASVLSAAVARLPGDIVYRSQDLSFERPVRPDEEVRATAEVVAELDGDRLRVETTARVDGAAAVTGEATVLSLPHDGRETDER, from the coding sequence ATGCCGGTCGCAACCGTCGGCGACGCTGCCGAGGCGTCGCTCCGCGTCACCGAGTCGACTATCGACGAGTTCGCCGCCCTCTCGGGCGACGAGAACCCCATCCACCTCGACGAGGCGTACGCCGCAGAGACGCTGTTTGGCGGCCGGGTAGCCCACGGGATGATAGCTGCGTCCGTCCTCAGCGCGGCGGTTGCGAGACTGCCCGGCGACATCGTCTATCGGTCGCAGGACCTCTCGTTCGAGCGACCGGTTCGGCCGGACGAGGAGGTGCGGGCGACGGCCGAGGTGGTCGCGGAACTGGACGGCGACAGACTCCGCGTGGAGACGACGGCGCGCGTCGACGGGGCGGCCGCGGTGACCGGCGAGGCGACGGTGCTGTCGCTTCCGCACGACGGCAGGGAGACAGACGAACGCTAG